The genome window GTGGGCGTTGATGTAGTCGATCGACTCGGGGCCGAGCCCGGCGTCTTCGATGGCGTTCTGCATCGCCCGGGCAGCGCCACCTCCCCCGGGGCGGGGCAAGGTGACGTGATAGGCGTCGGCGGACATCCCGTAGCCGACGATCTCTGCGTAGATCTTGGCCCCCCTGGCCAGGGCGTGCTCGCGCTCCTCGAGGATCAGCGTTGCGGCCCCCTCGCCCATCACGAACCCGTCGCGCTCGGCGTCGAAGGGGCGGCTGGCCCGCTCAGGCTCGTCGTTGCGGGTGGACAGGGCGCGGGCCTGGCTGAAGCCGGCCACGGCGAACTCGCAGATGGGCGCCTCGCCTCCGCCGGCAACCATCACGTCGGCGGCGTCGCGCTTGATCAACTCGGCCGCATCCCCGATGGCGTTGGCCGAAGCGGCGCAGGCGGTGACGATGCAGGTGTTGGGGCCCCGCAGGTTGAAGCGAATCGACACCAGACCGGCGGCCATGTTCGAAATGATCTGGGTGATCGCCAACGGGCTCACTCGATCGGGGCCGCGTTGGCGCATCGTGTCGACCCCTTCCTGGAAGGAGATCATGCCGCCGATGCCAGAGCCGACGACCACGCCCGCCCGATGCGCCGCCGGGTCGTCATCCTCGTAGGCGATTCCCGCGTCCTCTATCGCCTGCTGGGTGGCCGCCCAGAAGAACTGGTCATACCGGTCGAGGCGGCGGGCCTCCTTGCGCTCGATGTACTGCTCGGGGTCGAAGTCCTTCACCTCGGCAGCGATGGTTGCCTTGTACCCGGAGGTGTCGAAAGCGGTGATCTGGCCCACACCAGATCTGCCTTCGAGAGCGGCCTTCCAGAACGACTCGACGTCATGCCCGAGCGGGTTGATCGTGCCGAGGCCGGTCACCACGACCCGCCGGGTCATGTCAGCCACCGAGCTTCTGCATCACCAGGTCGACGGCCTGTCCGACCGTACCGATCTGCTCGGCCTCCTCATCGGGGATGCTCACCCCGAAGTTGTCCTCGAGCGCCATGAGCAACTCGACGACCCCGAGCGAGTCGACTTCGAGATCCTCTTCGAAGGAGGCGGACATCGCGATCTTGTCACGATCGATGCCGAGCTCGTCGACGAGCAGGTCGGTCATCTTCGCTTCGACTTCGGATCGGTCCATGCTGGCTCCTTTGTTCTCAAGGCCTAGAACGACAGTCCGCCATCGACCACCAGCACCTGGCCGGTGACGTAGGAGGCCTCGTCCGAGGCAAGATAGCCCACCGCCGACGCGATCTCGACAGGCGTCCCGAACCGCCCTACCGCGATGGAGGGCAACACCGCGTCGCGCACCTCCCCGCCCAGAGCGTCGGTCATGTCGGTCTCGATGAAGCCGGGGGCGACCGCGTTGACGGTGATGCCGCGAGACCCCACCTCCTTGGCGATGGACTTGGTGAACCCGATCAGCCCGGCCTTGGCGGCGGCGTAGTTCGCCTGCCCGGGGTTGCCGGCGATGCCGGCGACCGAAGCGATCGAGACGATCCGGCCCCACCGCGCCTTGAGCATGCCTCGCAACGCCGCTTTGGTGGTCAGGAACGCCGAACTCAGGTTGGTGCGGATCACCGCGTCCCAGTCCTCGGGCTTCATCCGCAACAGGAGGCCGTCCGCAGTGATCCCGGCGTTGTTGACGAGGATCTCGATCGGGCCGAACGCCTCTTCGACCGCGCCGAACATCGTCGCGACGGCCGCGGCGTCGCCGACGTCACCCTCGACGGCCACAGCCTCCCCACCACCGGCGACGATCGCCGCGACCGTCTCTTCGGCAGCATCTCGCCGTGACCGGTAGTTGACGGCCACCCGATGGCCATCGGCTCCGAGCCTTTCGGCAATCGCCCTGCCGATGCCGCGCGACCCGCCGGTCACCAGTGCGGCCCGCCCCGCCACCGTCAAACGCCCTTGCCGTGAACGGCGACGTTGGGCTGCAGCAGCTCGAGGGCAGTAGCGGTGCTTGGAGGCAATTCAGCATATGAGGTACCACGGGGCGTGGTGCGTGCGCCCCACCTGTAGACGCAGGCGGCCCAGGTGAAACCCCCACCGAACGCGGCGAACACGAGGTTGGAACCGCCCTGAATCCGCCCTTCCTCGAGCGCCTCCGTCAGGGCGATGGGAATCGTTGCCGCCGAGGTGTTCCCGTAGGAGGCGATGTTCACGTACACCTTGGCCGGGTCGAGCGACAAGCGGCGGGCGGTGGCATCGATGATCCGCACATTCGCCTGGTGAGGGATCAGCAGGTCGATGTCGCCGACCTCGAGCCCCGCCTTGGCGATCACCCTGGTCGAGGAATCGCCCATCGCCACGACTGCACGCCGGAACACGTCCTGGCCCTCCATGAGGATCGAAGGCGCCTGCGAGTCGAGGGGGTTGCCCTCGGTCCCGGTTCCGGGAACGCAAAGCAGATCGCCGGCCGTGCCGTCGCTCCCGAGCTCGAAGGCCAGCAAGCCTCCTTCCTCGTCGCTCGCCTCGATCACCACGGCCCCGGCGCCATCGCCGAACAAGACGCTGGTGGAGCGGTTGGTGAAGTCGAGCCAGTAGGAGAGCTTCTCGGCACCGATCACCAGAATCCGCCGCATCGATCCCGCCCGGATCATCTGGTCGGCGGTCGAAAGCCCGAAGAGGAATCCCGAGCACGCCGCGTTCAAGTCCATGGCCGCCGCCCGGGTGGCGCCGATCTTGGCCTGCACCATGGTGCCCGCGCTCGGGATCAGCCGGTCGGGGCTGCAGGTCGCCATGATGATGAGATCGATGTCCGTGGGTTCGAGACCGGCCGCGGCGATTGCGTGCCGGGCAGCCACCGCAGACATGTCGGATACCTCGACGTGGGAGATCCGGCGTTCCTTTATGCCGGTGCGGGTCGTTATCCAGTCGTCACTCGTGTCGGTCAGCGTCTCTAGATCGCTGTTGGTGAGGACGGCGGGAGGCAAACACTTTCCCCAGCCGGTGATGATGGCGTTAGGCACCGTGCACTCCTCCAGGTCTCCGATTCATGAGGCTACGCGGATGGCTGCGCTCTGTCAGCCTGACGGCTGCAGACGGTCGACCACCGCGGCGATCCCGTCTAGCGATGACACCGCGATCGCGTCGGCACTCTGTACCGACCTCTTCGCCAGACCTGCGGTTACATCGCCAGGGCCGACATGCACGAACACGTCCACACCGGCCGACTCCATTGACAGGATGGACTCGGCAAACCGCACCGGGGCGGTGAGTTGAGCCACCAACATCGGTCCCACGTCGTCGCCGTGGGGCTCCGCGGTCACATTCGACCACACGGGGAAAGCCGCCGGCCGGGTGGTCACGGCGGCGACCGCTTGATCCAGCTCGCGGGCTGCCGCGGCCATGAACGGTGAGTGAAATGCGCCCGCGACCTTGAGCGGAATCGCTCGCCTGATGCCGAAGCGGGCCACATTCGCCTCGGCCCACTCGATGTCCTCGGCTCCCCCGGCGACGACGACCTGGCCCGGAGCATTGAGGTTGGCCACCCACAGCCGCCCGCCCTCCTCGCGTCGCGCCCCCGCCAACGCCTCCGCCGTCGCCGGATCAGCCCCGATGAGCGCTGCCATCCCCGACTCCTCATGGTCGGCCGCCGCCGCCATCGCCTGCCCTCGCGCCGCCACGAGGCGGAGACCATCGAAGAAGTCGACCACCCCGGAGGCGGCAAGGGCGGTGTACTCACCGAGGGAGTGCCCACCGGCGGAGACGGGAGGGCGGGCGAGCCGCGTTTCTAGTTCCCTCCACAGTGCGAAAGCCACCGCGTACAGGGCGGGTTGGGCGCGCTCGGTGCGGGTGAGCGCCTCTTCGGGGCCCTCGAGGCACATTGCCTGCAGCGACCATCCCAGAATCTCGTCGGCGGGTGGACCGAGGAGGTCGGGATTGCGCTCGAACAGGTCGGCCCCCATCCCGACGACCTGGCTGCCCTGGCCGGGGAAGAGGACCGCGTAGTTCATACCCGCCTCACTTCCAGCGCGAGGCGTGCTTCACCTCGAGGCCGCCGAGCGCGCACAGCGCCTGGATCTCGAGGCGCGGTGCGCCCGCGCCGCCGAGCGCCCGCTCGGTGGTGTCGTCCCACCCCCCCATCAACGGCAGTCCGCGGATCTCCACGACCCAGCCCCGCGGGACCATGATCACCACGCTTCCGAGGATCGCCGTCACCGAGATCTCGGCCCCCTCGGCCGTGGGCAGCGCCTCGTTCAGGTCGAGCGTCACCCCCCCGAGTACGGCCGTCAAGCTGGCGCGACGAAAAGACTTGGAACGAGTCGTGTGGAGGGCCGACCCGAGAATCGCGATGCCGTCGATCTCGTCGTCGTCGGCAGGACGCCGACCGAGCCGCTTCCCCCAGCCGACCATCAGCCAGAGCCCGATGAGCACCAGGGCGGCCGGCCAGACGTAGCCCCAGGCGTCATCGCCCAATAGGCCGGTGGTGACGCCGAGCAGGGCGAGTCCGATGCCGATGAGCGCCAGTGCCCCGCCGGTCACCCGATTGCCCGAGATGGCGTGAAACACCCCAAGGGCGGCGATCGCCGCAGGCCACCACCCGGCGACGGCGTCGCCCGCGTCGAGTACATCCACCGAATCGAGAAAGAACAGAACACCGACGGCAGCAAGCACGCTCCCGGCGAGCAGCCTTCCGGCGTTCACCGCGCCACCGCCCTGGCGGCAAGGCGCAGACGGCTCGGCACGAAGCGACCCGCCAGGGCGAGGGCACCGAGCAATGCATCGAGCGCAGCCGGGGACCCGTCCCAGTGCTCCCGCACGATGTCGTCGCCGGCAGCCTCCACCAGTCGGGTGAGCGCCAGCACCGCGATGGCGGCGTCGTCCACCTTGCCCAGCACCGGAATCCGGTCGGGGATCAGGTCGATCGGCAGTACCGCGTAGGCGAGAGCCAGACCTGCTCCGACCCGATGCTTACGATCGATTCGTTCGTCCCGCGCCAGCCGCACCACGAGCTTGGCAAAGGCGGGCACCGCGGTCACTGCCTGCCGGGCGGTATCGACCCAGGTCATGCTGGCGCTCCTGCAAGAAGGGCTGCGCCGACGATTCCGGCACGATTGCCGAATGCCGCCGCTACCACCGGCGTTTCCGGACGATGACGCTGCCCACTGAGGGATTCCTTCAACGCGGCACGCGCCGGTGCGAGCAACGGCTCACCGATCGCACCGACACCGCCACCAACCACTATCACGTCAGGGTCGAACACGACCACCATGTTGGCCAGACCCCGGCCAAAATGCACGGCGAACTCCTCGAACGCCGCGCCGGCCGGCCCGTCACCGGCAGATGCCGCCTCGGCGAGGTGGCGTCCCGAGGGAACCGCAGCACCGGCCAGACCGGCGACCATCGAGGTCGGATCGCCCGCGGCGAGTGCCCGCGCCGCCCGATCGAGCGCCGTTCCCGACGCAAGCGCCTCCCAGCAGCCGAAGTTGCCGCACGAGCACCGGGGCCCAGCGGGATTCATGATGACGTGGCCGATCTCTCCGAGAAACCCCCGGCCGTGTTCGATACGACCGTCGATCACAAGACCTCCGCCGATTCCGGTGCCGATCGTGACCATGAGCACCATGCGGTGGCCCCTACCGGCGCCAGCGGTGGCCTCGGCCAGTCCGGCGACATTGGCGTCGTTGTCCACCGCGACGGGCACCCCCAACGCCGCCGACACGGGCGCGGCGATCGGCGTCCCGGCGTCGCGGTGAGGCATCCACACGAGGTCTCCATCTCGGATCAACCCGGCGATCGACACTCCCACGGCGGAGAACCCCACTCCCAGCCCGGCCACAACGCCGGCGATCGTCGTCGGAATGTCGGCGGCGTGTGCCGGGGTGGCCACGGTCACCGGCGTGGACCGGTCGGTGGCCCGCTCGACCAACGCGGCCGAGAGGTTGGTGCCTCCACAGTCGATTGCCACCACTGCCATGCGTGTGGTCCTCCCACCGGGAACCCGAGAATATTCGCCGGCCCGCCAGATGATCCTCGTCGCCCCGACGTATCCAGATGAATGCGGATGTGAACTGAGCGGTGGTTGGTGCCGGCTATTCGACTTCGATGTGCTGGGGCCCGTCGTCCCGTCCGGGATCCCCGTCGTCGCGCACCTTCCCCACCTCTTCGAGAAAGGCGCTGAGCCCGGCGACGACCTCGATCGCCGCCTTCATCAGATGAACGGCGGCGCGCTGCGCGCCCCGGCGGGCGGCGTCACCGAGGTCCTCGGGTTCATCCACGGGGAACCCCGAAGCGCACCCATAGCTCGCCTTCCATCAACTTGGCTCCTACCACCTCGCGCCGTCGCAGCGAGTCGGGCAGCACCAGCGACCGGCGGTAGGGCCCGACAGTTATGTAGACCTCATCGGCACGGCGCATCACATCCACCTCTCCCT of Acidimicrobiia bacterium contains these proteins:
- a CDS encoding LiaF domain-containing protein, producing the protein MNAGRLLAGSVLAAVGVLFFLDSVDVLDAGDAVAGWWPAAIAALGVFHAISGNRVTGGALALIGIGLALLGVTTGLLGDDAWGYVWPAALVLIGLWLMVGWGKRLGRRPADDDEIDGIAILGSALHTTRSKSFRRASLTAVLGGVTLDLNEALPTAEGAEISVTAILGSVVIMVPRGWVVEIRGLPLMGGWDDTTERALGGAGAPRLEIQALCALGGLEVKHASRWK
- the fabD gene encoding ACP S-malonyltransferase → MNYAVLFPGQGSQVVGMGADLFERNPDLLGPPADEILGWSLQAMCLEGPEEALTRTERAQPALYAVAFALWRELETRLARPPVSAGGHSLGEYTALAASGVVDFFDGLRLVAARGQAMAAAADHEESGMAALIGADPATAEALAGARREEGGRLWVANLNAPGQVVVAGGAEDIEWAEANVARFGIRRAIPLKVAGAFHSPFMAAAARELDQAVAAVTTRPAAFPVWSNVTAEPHGDDVGPMLVAQLTAPVRFAESILSMESAGVDVFVHVGPGDVTAGLAKRSVQSADAIAVSSLDGIAAVVDRLQPSG
- the fabG gene encoding 3-oxoacyl-[acyl-carrier-protein] reductase, with the translated sequence MTVAGRAALVTGGSRGIGRAIAERLGADGHRVAVNYRSRRDAAEETVAAIVAGGGEAVAVEGDVGDAAAVATMFGAVEEAFGPIEILVNNAGITADGLLLRMKPEDWDAVIRTNLSSAFLTTKAALRGMLKARWGRIVSIASVAGIAGNPGQANYAAAKAGLIGFTKSIAKEVGSRGITVNAVAPGFIETDMTDALGGEVRDAVLPSIAVGRFGTPVEIASAVGYLASDEASYVTGQVLVVDGGLSF
- a CDS encoding beta-ketoacyl-ACP synthase III, translated to MPNAIITGWGKCLPPAVLTNSDLETLTDTSDDWITTRTGIKERRISHVEVSDMSAVAARHAIAAAGLEPTDIDLIIMATCSPDRLIPSAGTMVQAKIGATRAAAMDLNAACSGFLFGLSTADQMIRAGSMRRILVIGAEKLSYWLDFTNRSTSVLFGDGAGAVVIEASDEEGGLLAFELGSDGTAGDLLCVPGTGTEGNPLDSQAPSILMEGQDVFRRAVVAMGDSSTRVIAKAGLEVGDIDLLIPHQANVRIIDATARRLSLDPAKVYVNIASYGNTSAATIPIALTEALEEGRIQGGSNLVFAAFGGGFTWAACVYRWGARTTPRGTSYAELPPSTATALELLQPNVAVHGKGV
- the acpP gene encoding acyl carrier protein, with the protein product MDRSEVEAKMTDLLVDELGIDRDKIAMSASFEEDLEVDSLGVVELLMALEDNFGVSIPDEEAEQIGTVGQAVDLVMQKLGG
- a CDS encoding DUF1232 domain-containing protein, translating into MTWVDTARQAVTAVPAFAKLVVRLARDERIDRKHRVGAGLALAYAVLPIDLIPDRIPVLGKVDDAAIAVLALTRLVEAAGDDIVREHWDGSPAALDALLGALALAGRFVPSRLRLAARAVAR
- the fabF gene encoding beta-ketoacyl-ACP synthase II, with translation MTRRVVVTGLGTINPLGHDVESFWKAALEGRSGVGQITAFDTSGYKATIAAEVKDFDPEQYIERKEARRLDRYDQFFWAATQQAIEDAGIAYEDDDPAAHRAGVVVGSGIGGMISFQEGVDTMRQRGPDRVSPLAITQIISNMAAGLVSIRFNLRGPNTCIVTACAASANAIGDAAELIKRDAADVMVAGGGEAPICEFAVAGFSQARALSTRNDEPERASRPFDAERDGFVMGEGAATLILEEREHALARGAKIYAEIVGYGMSADAYHVTLPRPGGGGAARAMQNAIEDAGLGPESIDYINAHGTSTQANDSTETAAIKAVFGDHAYKTPVSSTKSMTGHLLGGAGALESLVCILSIRDGIVPPTINLENPDPECDLDYVPNEARAVPVRNAMTNSFGFGGHNAALVFAAHQTAET
- a CDS encoding ROK family protein; protein product: MAVVAIDCGGTNLSAALVERATDRSTPVTVATPAHAADIPTTIAGVVAGLGVGFSAVGVSIAGLIRDGDLVWMPHRDAGTPIAAPVSAALGVPVAVDNDANVAGLAEATAGAGRGHRMVLMVTIGTGIGGGLVIDGRIEHGRGFLGEIGHVIMNPAGPRCSCGNFGCWEALASGTALDRAARALAAGDPTSMVAGLAGAAVPSGRHLAEAASAGDGPAGAAFEEFAVHFGRGLANMVVVFDPDVIVVGGGVGAIGEPLLAPARAALKESLSGQRHRPETPVVAAAFGNRAGIVGAALLAGAPA